From Micromonospora echinospora, one genomic window encodes:
- a CDS encoding DUF1684 domain-containing protein — translation MNIPTSHLTESFLQEWQDWHRRHEEIRADPHGFLAITGLHWLTAQPQRFPDAPGEWHTTPDGVVVDLADNEYLVVDGRQVIGRHAFERIAERDSVQVAAGAAVVEIARRGGHDIVRPRHPDHPLRAAYRGTPTYPPTLDWVVPGRFVPFDEPRPTTVGAVVDGLSHVYPTPGRIEFEVGGLPLSLTAFPGTRPGSLSVLFTDVTSGISTYPANRSLAIEAPDEQGRVTLDFNRATNLPCAYTDFATCPLPPAGNRLPIAVEAGEKIPPERSPAGKPSR, via the coding sequence ATGAACATCCCCACATCGCACCTCACCGAGTCGTTCCTCCAGGAGTGGCAGGACTGGCACCGGCGGCACGAGGAGATCCGCGCCGACCCGCACGGCTTCCTCGCCATCACCGGACTGCACTGGCTCACCGCACAGCCACAGCGGTTCCCCGACGCTCCCGGAGAGTGGCACACCACCCCTGACGGCGTCGTGGTCGACCTCGCCGACAACGAATACCTCGTCGTCGACGGCCGGCAGGTGATTGGCCGGCACGCGTTCGAACGAATCGCCGAGCGGGACAGCGTCCAGGTCGCCGCCGGCGCGGCGGTGGTGGAGATCGCCAGGCGGGGCGGGCACGACATCGTCCGTCCCCGGCACCCCGACCACCCCCTCCGCGCCGCGTACCGGGGCACACCGACCTACCCACCAACGCTGGACTGGGTGGTGCCCGGACGATTCGTGCCCTTCGACGAGCCACGCCCGACCACGGTGGGTGCGGTGGTCGACGGACTCTCGCACGTCTATCCGACACCCGGGCGGATCGAGTTCGAGGTCGGAGGGCTGCCGCTGAGCCTGACCGCCTTCCCCGGCACCAGGCCGGGCAGCCTGTCGGTGCTGTTCACCGACGTCACCTCCGGCATCAGCACCTACCCCGCCAACCGGTCGCTCGCCATCGAGGCACCCGACGAACAAGGTCGGGTGACGCTCGACTTCAACCGGGCCACCAACCTGCCCTGCGCCTACACCGACTTCGCCACCTGCCCGCTGCCCCCGGCCGGGAACCGGCTACCGATCGCCGTCGAGGCCGGCGAGAAGATCCCACCCGAGCGGTCGCCTGCCGGCAAACCCAGCCGATGA
- a CDS encoding IS5 family transposase yields the protein MGDRKPYPSDVTDAQWALIGPFLRAWKAKRVSVSGHQGDYDLREIVNAILYQNRTGCQWAYLPHDLPPKSATYYYFALWRDDGTDQAIHDLLRCQAREKAGRTEDPTAVVLDSQSVRAANHVPAATTGKDAGKKVSGRKRALAVDTLGLVIAVVVTAASVTDNAIGIRLLDTVVERAPTVTRAWVDAGFKQDLALHGAVLGVDVEVVKRSDTRPGFVPVRKRWIVEQTYGTLMLHRRLVREYESRPESAVSRTLWASMVTIVRRLTGTSTPSWRHR from the coding sequence ATGGGTGATCGGAAGCCGTACCCCAGCGATGTCACCGACGCGCAGTGGGCGTTGATCGGGCCGTTCCTGCGGGCGTGGAAGGCCAAGCGGGTCTCGGTGTCGGGGCATCAGGGTGACTACGACCTGCGGGAGATCGTGAACGCGATCCTCTACCAGAACCGGACCGGCTGTCAGTGGGCGTACCTGCCGCACGACCTGCCGCCGAAGTCCGCGACCTACTACTACTTCGCCCTGTGGCGGGACGACGGCACCGACCAGGCGATCCATGATCTGCTGCGCTGCCAGGCCAGGGAGAAGGCCGGCCGGACCGAGGATCCGACCGCGGTCGTGTTGGACAGCCAGTCGGTCCGGGCGGCGAACCATGTCCCGGCCGCCACGACCGGCAAGGACGCCGGCAAGAAGGTGTCCGGCCGCAAGCGCGCCCTGGCCGTGGACACCCTCGGTCTGGTCATCGCGGTCGTGGTGACCGCCGCCTCGGTCACCGACAACGCCATCGGCATCCGACTGCTCGACACAGTCGTCGAGCGCGCCCCGACGGTCACCCGGGCGTGGGTCGACGCCGGGTTCAAGCAGGACCTCGCGCTGCACGGCGCCGTCCTCGGGGTCGACGTCGAGGTCGTCAAACGATCCGACACCCGACCCGGGTTCGTGCCAGTACGCAAGCGGTGGATCGTCGAGCAGACCTACGGCACGTTGATGCTGCACCGCCGGCTCGTGCGCGAGTACGAGAGCCGCCCGGAATCGGCCGTGTCACGAACGTTGTGGGCGTCGATGGTCACCATCGTGCGCCGGCTGACCGGCACCAGCACACCGTCCTGGCGACACCGGTGA
- a CDS encoding NADPH-dependent FMN reductase, with translation MTVTTVELIGNPRAGSRTRTLADAVVTELASHLERAGNPLSRPTVLDLAELVGVSFGPAAARPDAPVDDPFAPVRAARLLVVATPAYKGTYTGLLKIFLDQLGPGDLAGVIALPVAVAGAPAHADRTATSLRDLLSELGAEATIPPLTALESRLAAPVEAAAEWVAAHAGQLGELLARTPARGNLRLHHSR, from the coding sequence ATGACCGTCACCACCGTCGAGCTGATCGGCAACCCCCGCGCCGGCTCACGTACCCGCACCCTCGCCGACGCCGTCGTCACCGAACTGGCCAGCCATCTCGAGCGCGCTGGCAACCCACTGAGCCGACCCACCGTGCTGGACCTGGCTGAACTCGTCGGCGTGTCCTTCGGACCCGCGGCCGCCCGGCCGGACGCCCCGGTGGACGACCCCTTCGCGCCGGTACGGGCCGCCCGGCTGCTGGTCGTGGCCACCCCGGCGTACAAGGGCACCTACACCGGCCTGTTGAAGATCTTCCTGGATCAGCTCGGGCCGGGCGACCTGGCCGGCGTGATCGCGTTGCCGGTTGCGGTCGCCGGCGCTCCGGCCCATGCCGACCGTACGGCGACATCACTGCGTGACCTGCTGTCCGAACTGGGTGCTGAGGCGACCATCCCGCCGCTGACCGCGCTGGAGTCCCGGCTTGCGGCACCTGTCGAGGCCGCCGCCGAGTGGGTCGCCGCACACGCCGGACAGCTCGGCGAGCTGCTGGCCCGCACGCCGGCGCGGGGGAACCTCAGACTCCATCACAGCCGGTGA